The following proteins are co-located in the Fimbriiglobus ruber genome:
- a CDS encoding TROVE domain-containing protein produces MRYVKHVQNKVTPQNEPVPGKPMVANSAGGYSFAVDDWVRLDRFLVLGCEGGSYYASERALLRENAEAVVRCVQADGVEAVRRIAAVSVAGRAPKNDPAVFALALAAAHGTAAGKTAAYAAVPAVCRTGTHLFQFAAASDGLRGWGRGLRQAVADWYLKKAPRDLAYQMTKYQQRDGWGHRDLLRLAHPKTSEPTRNDLFAWAVGKKGDDYAETLRSTVTPDADLAPLYALEAAKRATSEDEIVRLIRNYRLVREGVSTQFLTSAKVWEALLADMPLTALLRNLATMTRVGLLASGADAVRKVVANLTDAGRLAKARVHPLALLVALKTYERGKSVRGDGTWTPVREVVDALDKAFYLAFRAIEPTGKRWLLALDVSGSMGGPELAGMPGITPRVGSAAMALVTAATEPEHQIMAFSHELVPLDIGPRMKLATVLKKTSNLSFGGTDCALPMLYAAKNRVSVDMFVVYTDSETWFGQVHPFQALTQYRDKTGIAAKLVVVGMVANKFTIADPGDAGMLDVVGFDATAPAVIADFART; encoded by the coding sequence ATGCGTTACGTCAAGCACGTCCAGAACAAGGTCACGCCGCAGAACGAGCCGGTCCCCGGCAAGCCGATGGTCGCGAACTCGGCCGGCGGGTACTCGTTCGCCGTCGACGACTGGGTCCGGCTCGACCGGTTCCTGGTTCTCGGGTGCGAGGGCGGGAGCTACTACGCCTCCGAGCGGGCGCTCTTGCGCGAGAACGCCGAGGCGGTCGTCCGTTGCGTCCAGGCGGACGGCGTGGAAGCGGTCCGGCGGATCGCGGCCGTCTCGGTCGCCGGCCGCGCGCCGAAGAACGACCCGGCCGTGTTTGCCCTCGCGCTGGCTGCCGCGCACGGTACCGCCGCCGGGAAGACGGCCGCTTACGCCGCGGTGCCGGCGGTTTGCCGAACGGGGACGCACCTGTTCCAGTTCGCCGCCGCGTCGGACGGCCTCCGCGGGTGGGGTCGCGGGCTGCGGCAGGCCGTGGCCGACTGGTACTTGAAGAAGGCCCCGCGCGACCTTGCGTACCAGATGACCAAGTACCAGCAGCGGGACGGGTGGGGCCACCGCGACCTGCTCCGGCTCGCCCACCCGAAGACGAGCGAGCCGACGCGGAACGACCTGTTCGCGTGGGCGGTCGGTAAGAAGGGGGACGACTACGCCGAGACCCTGCGGTCGACCGTCACGCCGGACGCCGACCTCGCGCCGCTCTACGCGCTCGAAGCCGCCAAGCGGGCGACGAGCGAGGACGAGATCGTCCGCCTGATCCGCAACTATCGGCTCGTCCGCGAGGGCGTCTCGACGCAGTTCCTCACCTCCGCCAAGGTGTGGGAGGCCCTGCTCGCGGACATGCCGCTGACGGCGCTGCTCCGGAACCTGGCGACCATGACCCGGGTTGGGTTGCTCGCCTCGGGTGCGGACGCGGTGCGGAAGGTCGTCGCGAACCTGACGGACGCGGGTCGGTTGGCGAAGGCCCGGGTTCACCCGCTCGCGCTACTCGTCGCGCTCAAGACCTATGAACGGGGCAAGAGCGTCCGCGGCGACGGCACGTGGACGCCGGTGCGCGAAGTGGTGGACGCCCTGGACAAGGCGTTTTACCTCGCGTTCCGCGCGATCGAGCCGACGGGTAAGCGGTGGTTGCTCGCGCTGGACGTGTCCGGTTCGATGGGCGGGCCGGAACTGGCCGGGATGCCGGGAATCACGCCGCGGGTCGGGTCCGCGGCGATGGCCCTCGTCACCGCCGCGACGGAGCCGGAACACCAGATCATGGCGTTCAGCCACGAACTGGTGCCCCTCGATATCGGTCCGCGGATGAAGCTGGCGACGGTTCTCAAGAAGACGAGCAATCTGTCCTTCGGCGGAACCGACTGCGCGTTGCCGATGCTGTACGCGGCGAAGAACCGGGTTTCGGTTGATATGTTCGTGGTCTACACGGACTCGGAAACGTGGTTCGGGCAGGTCCACCCGTTCCAGGCGCTGACGCAGTACCGGGACAAGACCGGCATCGCGGCCAAACTCGTCGTGGTCGGGATGGTCGCGAACAAGTTCACGATCGCCGACCCGGGCGACGCGGGCATGCTCGACGTCGTCGGGTTCGACGCGACGGCCCCGGCCGTGATCGCCGACTTCGCGCGGACGTAA
- a CDS encoding class I SAM-dependent methyltransferase — protein sequence MMMRVAKPIHDTSGPEVEWDDTPCPLCGHRDEEVQFEAPDPNPNNGDALVFAVVSCRQCGLKYTNPRPDEADIARFYPEDYRPHRRPRKMVQAGKGSFVGRWTGRTQRERTGDLPWVGQGRLLDFGCGGGSYMKRMADQGWTVTGLDAAVGAVRHIQEELGLLALVGSLPHPDLRPASFDVVTMWHSIEHVHQPLAIVREAFRLLIPGGKIVVACPNIDSWAFRTFGPRWFGLDLPRHLTHFTPQTLRAMLTAGGFLVESIRPIRHSDWIRSSARLAERKGGATPWQKSLVWKPLAKLAALATYATNSCDCMMAVATRPE from the coding sequence ATGATGATGCGCGTCGCGAAACCGATCCACGATACGTCCGGCCCGGAAGTCGAATGGGACGACACGCCCTGCCCGCTCTGCGGACACCGGGACGAGGAAGTCCAGTTCGAGGCTCCCGACCCGAATCCGAATAACGGGGACGCGCTCGTTTTTGCCGTCGTTTCGTGCCGTCAATGCGGCCTGAAATACACCAACCCGCGGCCGGACGAGGCCGACATCGCCCGGTTTTACCCCGAGGACTACCGCCCGCACCGCCGGCCGCGAAAAATGGTCCAGGCCGGCAAGGGGTCGTTCGTGGGGCGGTGGACCGGACGGACGCAACGGGAGCGGACCGGCGACCTGCCCTGGGTCGGCCAGGGCCGCCTACTCGATTTCGGCTGCGGCGGCGGCAGCTACATGAAGCGGATGGCCGACCAGGGGTGGACGGTCACGGGGTTGGACGCCGCAGTCGGTGCGGTCCGTCACATTCAAGAAGAACTCGGTTTGCTGGCCTTGGTGGGCAGTCTCCCGCACCCGGATCTCCGCCCGGCGTCGTTCGACGTCGTGACGATGTGGCATTCGATCGAACACGTTCACCAACCGCTGGCGATCGTCCGCGAGGCGTTCCGGTTGCTGATTCCGGGTGGAAAGATCGTCGTCGCGTGCCCGAACATCGATAGCTGGGCGTTCCGCACGTTCGGCCCGCGGTGGTTCGGCCTCGACCTCCCGCGGCACCTCACGCACTTCACGCCCCAAACCCTCCGGGCGATGCTGACGGCCGGTGGTTTTTTAGTCGAGAGCATCCGCCCGATCCGGCACAGTGATTGGATTCGTTCGTCCGCGCGGCTGGCCGAGCGAAAAGGGGGCGCGACGCCGTGGCAGAAATCGCTCGTGTGGAAACCGCTGGCGAAGTTGGCCGCCCTCGCGACTTACGCCACGAACAGCTGCGATTGTATGATGGCCGTCGCGACGCGGCCGGAGTGA
- a CDS encoding GDP-mannose 4,6-dehydratase, producing MRILITGITGFVGGHLTELLRAEGGHDVHGLSRHGVWGLACAHLSGAATMRAVDLLDRDTIARVVRDVRPDWVFHLAGYANTGKSFREPDVCWADNLNGTRAVYDAIAESGVRPRILFVSTGLVYGDPDGPEQAFDESAVLKPASPYAASKAAADLLGYQYTRSPGLDIVRVRLFNQIGPRQPADYAVANFARQIAAAEAGKQSPVIETGDLSAHRDLTDVRDMVTAFRALIEHGAKGEVYNAGRGQTWRIRDVLDKLVGLARVRVEVRQKIEPGRAADTAITRADTRKLRRVTGWAPRYELDRTLADTLDYWRGVAAQG from the coding sequence CGGGCATTTGACCGAACTGTTGCGGGCCGAAGGTGGGCACGACGTCCACGGGCTGAGCCGGCACGGGGTCTGGGGGCTGGCATGCGCCCACCTGAGCGGCGCCGCGACCATGCGGGCGGTCGACCTGCTCGACCGGGACACCATCGCCCGGGTCGTCCGCGACGTGCGACCGGACTGGGTCTTCCACCTCGCCGGCTACGCGAACACCGGCAAATCGTTCCGCGAGCCCGACGTATGCTGGGCGGACAACTTGAACGGGACGCGGGCCGTCTACGACGCGATCGCCGAGAGTGGCGTCCGCCCGCGGATTCTGTTCGTCTCGACCGGCCTCGTCTACGGCGACCCGGACGGACCGGAGCAGGCCTTCGACGAATCGGCGGTTCTCAAGCCCGCCAGCCCGTACGCGGCGAGCAAGGCGGCCGCCGACCTGCTCGGGTATCAGTATACCCGCAGCCCAGGTCTGGATATCGTCCGCGTCCGCCTGTTCAACCAAATCGGCCCCCGACAGCCCGCGGATTACGCAGTCGCCAACTTCGCCCGGCAAATCGCCGCTGCGGAGGCAGGCAAACAATCGCCCGTGATTGAAACCGGCGACCTGAGTGCCCACCGCGACCTGACCGACGTTCGCGACATGGTGACAGCGTTCCGGGCCTTGATCGAACACGGGGCCAAGGGCGAAGTCTACAACGCCGGCCGCGGCCAGACGTGGCGCATCCGCGACGTACTCGACAAACTCGTCGGCCTCGCGCGGGTCCGGGTCGAGGTGCGCCAGAAGATTGAACCCGGCCGCGCCGCGGACACTGCCATCACCCGCGCGGACACGCGGAAACTCCGCCGCGTGACCGGGTGGGCGCCGCGGTACGAACTCGACCGCACTCTGGCGGACACGCTGGACTACTGGCGCGGGGTCGCGGCGCAGGGGTGA
- a CDS encoding DNA/RNA non-specific endonuclease — translation MDRKPANTLVTVVVLLAVFLYLVYEARHRVPQPSVDGPDGSYVHLAMGNPSGASSDTGSADNFLMQKPYYALSYNNTKGTPNWVSWCVHAGDFGPAPRSQFYPDSDLPSIFKHVTPRDYTDSGFDRGHMCPRSDRTSTTTAANATFAMTNIIPQAPAVNQKAWADLEDYCRLLVQRKHQTLYIIDGPQGQGGTGTKGQADTIARGKVVVPAQCWKVILVVDGGTGTSADVGRVGSDTRMIAVVMPNVQSTGHGWAKFRTSVREVERLTGYKFFDRVSAAVIEPLKDQVDDVHVPAPRSHKSEE, via the coding sequence GTGGACCGGAAGCCCGCGAACACACTCGTTACGGTCGTCGTCCTGCTGGCCGTCTTTTTGTACCTCGTTTACGAGGCCCGGCACCGCGTTCCGCAGCCGTCCGTCGACGGGCCAGACGGGTCCTACGTTCACCTCGCGATGGGCAATCCGAGCGGAGCGAGTTCGGATACCGGCAGTGCCGATAACTTCCTGATGCAGAAGCCGTATTACGCGCTGTCGTACAACAACACGAAGGGCACGCCCAACTGGGTCTCGTGGTGCGTTCACGCGGGCGACTTCGGCCCCGCCCCGCGGTCCCAGTTTTACCCGGACTCGGATCTGCCGTCGATTTTCAAGCACGTCACGCCGCGAGACTATACCGATTCCGGCTTCGACCGCGGCCACATGTGCCCGCGCTCCGACCGGACGAGTACCACGACGGCGGCCAACGCCACGTTCGCGATGACGAACATCATCCCGCAAGCTCCGGCGGTCAACCAGAAGGCGTGGGCCGACCTGGAAGACTATTGCCGTTTACTCGTTCAGCGGAAGCACCAAACGCTTTACATCATTGACGGACCGCAGGGCCAGGGCGGCACCGGAACCAAGGGCCAGGCGGATACCATCGCCCGCGGAAAAGTCGTCGTGCCGGCACAGTGCTGGAAGGTGATCCTGGTCGTCGACGGCGGGACTGGTACTTCCGCCGACGTGGGGCGGGTGGGTTCGGACACGCGGATGATTGCCGTGGTTATGCCGAACGTGCAGTCGACCGGCCACGGGTGGGCGAAGTTCCGGACCAGTGTCCGCGAGGTCGAGCGGCTAACCGGGTACAAGTTCTTTGACCGCGTGTCGGCGGCCGTCATCGAACCGCTCAAGGATCAGGTCGACGACGTTCACGTCCCCGCTCCCAGGTCGCACAAATCGGAGGAGTGA
- a CDS encoding TolC family protein, whose protein sequence is MRGGAAAIAWAFALAALSGRASGQGAALPEVPVPPTPPSVLPAPATLLAGQSPLPPTAVAQIPGERVLPINLATALHLAGAKPLDVQIAGRQVELAARQLDRAKLLWVPNLVVGTDYFYHDGSQQSFTGDVVQSSRGALAAGVGPNIVFNVSDAIYAPLAARQDFQARQAALRAVANDTALAVAEVYFALQQARGELAGAVLATRKAQEVSRRATSLAEGLAPPLEATRARVELARRQQAEATARERWRTTSAELTRILRLDSAALLEPVEPPFLPITVVQENATVDVLIPLALSTRPELAAQQAVVRATLARLKQEKLRPLVPSLALRSVSTNPSGSIGYGAFAGGSGNQLSTAVGRFDMDVQVLWEFQALGFGNRVRAGERRVEHEAATLELFRTQDRIAAEVVTAHAQAKSAAERLALSEPALKDAVDLVDKSLEGLGQTRRAGDFLTLVVRPQEVVAAVQALGQANTDFHAAVGDYNRAQFRLYRALGHPAQYLASSLPSPPAATPPAATLPAASAPQPGVGR, encoded by the coding sequence ATGCGCGGGGGGGCGGCCGCTATCGCATGGGCTTTTGCGCTCGCGGCCCTGAGCGGGCGGGCCAGCGGCCAGGGCGCGGCACTGCCCGAAGTGCCGGTGCCCCCGACTCCTCCCTCGGTCTTGCCGGCCCCGGCGACCCTACTCGCGGGCCAGTCGCCGTTGCCGCCGACGGCGGTGGCCCAGATCCCGGGCGAGCGCGTACTCCCCATCAACCTGGCGACGGCCCTTCACCTCGCCGGTGCCAAGCCACTCGACGTGCAAATCGCCGGCCGACAGGTCGAACTCGCCGCCCGCCAACTCGACCGCGCGAAGTTGCTCTGGGTGCCGAACCTCGTCGTCGGCACGGACTACTTTTATCACGACGGTAGCCAACAGAGCTTTACCGGGGACGTGGTCCAATCGAGCCGCGGGGCGCTCGCGGCCGGGGTCGGCCCGAATATCGTTTTCAACGTGAGCGACGCGATCTACGCCCCGCTCGCCGCGCGCCAGGATTTCCAGGCCCGGCAAGCGGCACTCCGGGCCGTGGCGAACGACACCGCACTCGCCGTCGCCGAGGTTTATTTCGCGCTCCAGCAAGCCCGCGGCGAACTGGCCGGCGCCGTCCTGGCGACGCGCAAGGCCCAGGAAGTATCGCGGCGAGCTACCAGTCTGGCCGAGGGGCTCGCGCCGCCGCTCGAAGCGACCCGCGCGCGGGTCGAATTGGCTCGCCGCCAGCAGGCGGAAGCGACAGCCCGGGAGCGTTGGCGGACTACCAGCGCGGAACTCACCCGCATCCTCCGGCTCGATTCCGCCGCCCTCCTCGAACCAGTCGAGCCGCCGTTCTTGCCGATCACGGTCGTTCAGGAAAACGCGACCGTCGACGTGCTGATTCCCCTCGCCCTCTCGACGCGGCCCGAACTGGCGGCACAACAAGCCGTCGTCCGGGCCACGCTAGCTCGATTGAAACAAGAAAAGTTACGGCCGCTCGTCCCGAGCCTGGCGCTCCGGAGTGTATCGACGAACCCGAGCGGGTCGATCGGCTACGGTGCGTTCGCGGGCGGATCAGGCAATCAGCTATCGACTGCGGTCGGACGGTTCGACATGGATGTACAGGTGTTGTGGGAGTTTCAGGCTCTCGGGTTTGGGAACCGCGTCCGCGCGGGCGAGCGGCGCGTCGAACACGAGGCCGCGACGCTCGAACTGTTTCGTACCCAGGACCGAATTGCCGCCGAGGTGGTGACAGCCCACGCCCAGGCAAAGTCCGCGGCCGAGCGGTTGGCCCTTTCCGAGCCAGCCTTAAAAGACGCCGTCGATCTCGTGGATAAAAGTCTCGAAGGGCTCGGCCAGACCCGCCGCGCGGGTGATTTCTTGACCCTCGTCGTTCGCCCGCAGGAAGTCGTCGCCGCGGTTCAGGCTCTGGGTCAAGCGAACACAGACTTCCACGCCGCTGTCGGTGATTATAATCGTGCCCAGTTTCGCCTCTACCGGGCTCTCGGCCACCCGGCGCAATATCTCGCCAGCTCGCTCCCGTCTCCGCCAGCCGCCACACCTCCGGCCGCCACACTGCCAGCCGCGAGCGCGCCGCAGCCGGGCGTTGGCCGGTAA
- a CDS encoding alpha/beta hydrolase — protein MPSESPRWRRLFALIRRRPWRTLAVVLTVSFLGLNLLAYQHARAMLTFQGEAERTPSPQSLTFGQKVNVLARGVTIPRPKNMRSPQDLGLVSETVRYSTADGLNLEGCLIVPPRPRGTVILFHGYTASRATLLEQGQFFHEQGFATLLVDFRGSGGSDGSTTSLGYHEAQDVDASVRYARSRELPGPLILYGFSMGGTAILRSIAALDTRPDAVILESVFARMLGAVRNRFDLMGVPSFPAAELMLFWGGVQVGFSGFDHNPVEYSSACRCAALVLHGAEDRNAKPEEGRAIYEHLTGSKEMVVFAGAGHTSLYAADPKQWTTVVSQFLVKQTEGVTQPGP, from the coding sequence GTGCCATCGGAAAGCCCACGCTGGCGACGACTGTTCGCCTTGATCCGGCGGCGTCCCTGGCGCACGTTGGCAGTGGTGCTGACGGTCAGCTTCCTCGGTCTCAACCTCCTGGCTTACCAACACGCCCGGGCGATGCTCACTTTTCAAGGCGAGGCGGAACGCACTCCTTCCCCACAATCCCTGACGTTCGGTCAAAAAGTCAACGTTCTGGCCCGCGGCGTCACGATCCCCCGCCCGAAAAACATGCGGTCGCCCCAGGATTTGGGGCTCGTGTCCGAAACAGTCCGCTATTCGACTGCTGACGGATTGAACCTGGAGGGGTGTCTAATCGTTCCGCCGAGACCGCGGGGGACCGTGATACTATTTCATGGCTACACCGCTTCGCGGGCAACTCTGCTGGAACAGGGGCAATTCTTCCACGAACAGGGGTTCGCCACCCTCCTCGTCGACTTCCGAGGCAGCGGCGGTTCCGACGGGTCCACCACCAGTCTGGGGTATCACGAGGCCCAGGATGTCGATGCGTCTGTGCGGTACGCTCGTTCGCGGGAACTGCCCGGCCCGCTGATCCTCTACGGGTTTTCGATGGGTGGAACCGCGATCCTACGGAGTATCGCGGCCCTGGACACGCGCCCGGACGCCGTCATCCTCGAATCGGTCTTCGCCCGGATGCTCGGGGCCGTCAGAAATCGTTTCGACCTGATGGGCGTGCCCTCCTTTCCCGCTGCCGAGTTGATGCTTTTCTGGGGCGGCGTGCAGGTCGGATTTTCCGGCTTCGACCACAATCCGGTCGAGTATTCGTCAGCGTGCCGTTGCGCGGCCCTGGTGTTGCACGGGGCCGAGGATCGGAACGCGAAGCCAGAGGAAGGGCGGGCGATTTACGAACACCTGACTGGCAGTAAGGAAATGGTCGTATTCGCCGGAGCCGGTCACACGTCGCTCTACGCGGCCGACCCTAAACAATGGACAACAGTCGTCAGTCAATTTCTAGTAAAGCAGACGGAGGGCGTTACGCAGCCCGGCCCATGA
- a CDS encoding serine hydrolase domain-containing protein: MNLFCFAPLIVALLDAPPVPDLPKSFDLTAVDEYIAGQVKTKGFVGLSVAVMRDGKIVFVKAYGQRSVEKDLPAESDTSFAVGSVTKQFTCACVFLLAEQGKLSIDDPVAKYYPNLTRAKDITLRDLMNHTSGYPDYYPLDFVDRRMMKAISIDALLKEYAGGKLDFEPGSRFSYSNTGYILLGGIVEKVSSESFGKFLEARLLKPLKMDHSRFGSSAGLPSVATGYTSFALGDPESARPEADGWIDAAGGLWASASDLLQWDLALTSGKVLKPESYKVMTTPRVLTSGKVSDYACGLQIASMDGDTVLQHTGGVSGFVSANTFLPRARSGIVVLSNTEHVSTSKLRGDLFRLLLKDIQAQEVPPVPKVAGVGPKEAVLGLIKEMTEGKVDRTKLGEEYSVYLTDERVKAAGTRLKALGEPEKVEVRGTYERGGMEVATVILSYKKGTVRASLYRTPDGKIQQLLYYAE; the protein is encoded by the coding sequence ATGAACCTCTTTTGCTTCGCGCCGCTGATCGTCGCATTACTGGACGCTCCGCCCGTCCCGGACTTGCCGAAGTCGTTCGACCTGACGGCGGTGGACGAGTACATAGCGGGACAGGTGAAGACAAAAGGTTTCGTCGGGTTGTCGGTCGCGGTGATGCGGGACGGGAAGATCGTATTTGTCAAAGCCTATGGACAGAGGTCGGTCGAGAAGGACTTGCCGGCCGAATCGGACACCAGCTTCGCCGTCGGGTCCGTGACCAAGCAGTTCACCTGTGCTTGCGTATTCCTGCTCGCCGAGCAGGGCAAGTTGTCGATCGACGATCCCGTGGCGAAGTACTACCCGAATCTGACCCGCGCGAAGGACATCACTCTCCGCGACTTGATGAACCACACCTCCGGGTACCCGGATTACTACCCCCTCGACTTCGTCGACCGGCGGATGATGAAGGCGATCTCGATCGACGCCCTTCTGAAAGAGTACGCCGGCGGGAAACTGGACTTCGAGCCGGGCTCGCGGTTCTCTTACAGCAATACCGGGTACATCCTCCTCGGTGGGATCGTAGAGAAGGTCTCCAGCGAATCGTTCGGCAAGTTCCTTGAGGCCCGTCTGCTGAAACCCCTGAAGATGGACCACTCGCGGTTCGGGTCGTCGGCCGGGCTACCATCCGTGGCAACGGGGTACACTTCATTTGCGTTAGGCGATCCCGAGTCGGCACGGCCCGAGGCGGACGGGTGGATCGATGCGGCCGGTGGCTTGTGGGCGTCTGCTTCAGACCTGTTGCAGTGGGATCTGGCGCTGACCAGCGGAAAGGTGCTGAAGCCCGAGTCCTACAAGGTGATGACGACTCCGCGCGTGCTGACCTCCGGGAAAGTATCGGACTACGCGTGTGGGCTACAGATCGCCTCGATGGACGGGGACACGGTCCTACAGCACACCGGAGGAGTCAGTGGGTTTGTGTCGGCAAACACATTCCTCCCGCGGGCGCGCTCCGGGATCGTGGTCCTCTCAAACACCGAGCACGTTTCTACGTCGAAGCTTCGGGGCGACCTGTTCCGATTGCTGTTGAAAGACATACAGGCCCAGGAAGTTCCTCCGGTGCCGAAGGTGGCCGGGGTAGGGCCGAAGGAGGCAGTTCTCGGTCTGATCAAAGAGATGACCGAGGGCAAAGTCGATCGCACGAAGTTGGGCGAAGAGTACAGCGTATACCTGACCGACGAACGGGTGAAGGCGGCCGGGACGCGGTTGAAGGCGCTGGGAGAGCCGGAAAAGGTAGAAGTGCGGGGCACGTACGAGCGAGGCGGTATGGAAGTGGCGACGGTGATCCTGTCGTACAAGAAGGGGACGGTGAGGGCGTCCCTCTACCGCACGCCGGACGGGAAGATCCAGCAGCTCCTCTATTATGCCGAGTGA
- a CDS encoding UDP-glucose dehydrogenase family protein, with protein MKIAVVGTGYVGLVTGTCLAESGNDVICVDNNEKKVQTLNEGRLPIYEPGLLELVQRNRKEARLSFTTDLQSAVRQSRLTFIAVGTPQSDDGDADLSAVWAVAKAIALALKDVPPGPPGSRVVVVKSTVPVGTNARVAQILAENGCPHVDAASNPEFLKEGAAIDDFMKPDRVVVGVRKPEVAEALRELYTPFLRTERPFLAMTPESSEMTKYVANAMLATKISFINEMANLCDKLSADINDVRRGIGHDQRIGFQFLFPGPGYGGSCFPKDIRAILGMGRKVGQPLGMMQAVDDVNEAQKQVLFQKVRAHFGDDLKGKTVAVWGLAFKPRTDDVREAPALVLIDSLLAHGAAVRVHDPEAMENVRATYGDKLIYCDQPYGTLEGADALAIVTEWQHFRTPDFEVMRRLLRTPVIFDGRNIYDQKVMDQFGFTYYAIGRGKRK; from the coding sequence GTGAAAATTGCCGTCGTCGGAACCGGGTATGTTGGACTGGTCACGGGAACGTGCCTGGCCGAGAGCGGGAACGACGTGATTTGCGTCGACAACAACGAAAAGAAAGTCCAGACACTGAACGAGGGCCGCCTGCCAATTTACGAGCCCGGGCTGCTCGAACTCGTCCAGCGGAACCGCAAGGAAGCGCGGCTGTCGTTCACGACCGACCTGCAATCCGCCGTCCGCCAGTCCCGGCTCACGTTTATCGCCGTCGGCACGCCACAGTCGGACGACGGGGACGCCGACCTGTCCGCCGTCTGGGCGGTCGCGAAGGCGATCGCCCTCGCGCTGAAGGACGTCCCCCCCGGCCCGCCCGGGTCGCGCGTCGTCGTCGTGAAGAGTACGGTCCCGGTCGGGACGAACGCGCGGGTCGCCCAGATCCTGGCCGAGAACGGCTGCCCGCACGTGGACGCCGCGAGTAACCCCGAGTTCCTCAAGGAAGGGGCGGCGATCGACGACTTCATGAAGCCGGACCGCGTGGTCGTCGGCGTCCGCAAGCCCGAGGTCGCGGAAGCCCTGCGCGAGTTGTACACGCCGTTCCTGCGGACCGAGCGGCCGTTCCTGGCCATGACCCCGGAATCGTCGGAGATGACCAAGTACGTGGCGAACGCGATGCTCGCCACGAAGATCAGCTTCATCAACGAGATGGCCAACCTCTGCGACAAGCTAAGTGCGGACATCAACGACGTCCGCCGCGGGATCGGTCACGACCAGCGGATCGGCTTCCAGTTCCTCTTCCCCGGCCCGGGGTACGGCGGGTCGTGCTTCCCGAAGGACATCCGGGCGATCCTCGGGATGGGCCGGAAAGTCGGCCAGCCGCTCGGAATGATGCAGGCCGTGGACGACGTGAACGAGGCCCAGAAACAGGTTCTCTTTCAAAAAGTCCGCGCACACTTCGGGGACGACCTGAAGGGCAAGACGGTCGCCGTCTGGGGGCTGGCGTTCAAGCCGCGGACGGACGACGTTCGCGAAGCGCCGGCTCTGGTCCTGATCGATTCCCTCCTGGCGCACGGGGCGGCCGTCCGCGTTCACGACCCGGAGGCAATGGAGAACGTCCGCGCGACTTATGGCGACAAGCTCATTTACTGCGACCAGCCTTACGGCACGCTCGAAGGGGCCGACGCGCTGGCGATCGTGACCGAGTGGCAGCACTTCCGCACGCCGGACTTCGAGGTCATGCGGCGGCTCCTCCGAACGCCGGTCATCTTTGACGGGCGAAATATCTACGACCAGAAGGTGATGGACCAGTTCGGATTCACGTACTACGCGATCGGCCGCGGGAAGCGGAAGTAG
- a CDS encoding nuclease A inhibitor family protein, which translates to MATSEAEAALHHAADGLTYQSEADSPWAVFHWPTAAGKPTPAGVRTQGGHKGTIVTEQQTLNDFFAPLVQLQDWYGDEEKAIAQRYQALLDTVQKFLTDSIIVRVGRRKVAVYVVGATREGGWAGLKTMAVET; encoded by the coding sequence GTGGCAACGAGCGAAGCCGAAGCCGCCCTCCATCACGCCGCGGACGGCCTGACCTATCAGAGCGAGGCCGACTCTCCGTGGGCCGTCTTCCACTGGCCGACGGCGGCCGGTAAGCCGACGCCCGCGGGCGTCCGCACGCAGGGCGGCCACAAGGGGACCATCGTAACGGAGCAACAGACGCTAAACGATTTCTTCGCGCCGTTGGTCCAACTTCAAGACTGGTACGGGGACGAAGAGAAAGCCATCGCGCAGCGATACCAGGCTCTGCTCGATACCGTGCAAAAGTTCCTGACGGACTCGATCATTGTTCGCGTGGGCAGACGGAAGGTGGCGGTGTATGTCGTCGGGGCCACCCGCGAGGGTGGGTGGGCCGGGCTGAAGACGATGGCGGTGGAAACGTAA